A genomic region of Silurus meridionalis isolate SWU-2019-XX chromosome 7, ASM1480568v1, whole genome shotgun sequence contains the following coding sequences:
- the LOC124389111 gene encoding galanin receptor 2a isoform X2 yields the protein MNSKTTNMFILNLGLADLCFILFCVPLQATIYAMDEWVFGAFVCKMVHFLIYLTMYASVFTLTAVSLDRYLAICYPLHARELRTPHNTLASIGVVWTLSLVFSSPYFSYYQQMDLNGTTVCVPAWGIQNRKAMDICTFVFGYLIPVLVLGLTYARTIRYLWTSVDLVQEVCDSRLAKRRVTKMIVIVAVLFCLCWLPHHLIIMCMWFGHFPLNHATYVLRILSHLVAYTNSCLNPIVYALVSKHFRKGFRKVFGCVAQKRLANKVNMAPQAQTVSLVEVGSSDGSNHSDGSAKVRFLSKSERKTAMSACMTFNVT from the exons ATGAACTCCAAGACCACTAACATGTTCATCCTGAACCTGGGTCTCGCCGATCTCTGCTTCATACTCTTTTGCGTTCCGCTTCAAGCCACCATCTATGCCATGGACGAGTGGGTGTTTGGAGCGTTCGTGTGTAAAATGGTGCACTTTCTTATCTACCTGACCATGTACGCCAGCGTCTTCACTCTTACTGCTGTCTCTCTGGACAG ATATTTAGCCATTTGTTACCCCCTTCACGCCAGAGAACTTCGAACGCCACATAACACTCTCGCTTCCATCGGAGTGGTATGGACTCTCTCGCTGGTGTTCTCCAGTCCCTATTTTAGCTACTATCAGCAGATGGATCTAAATGGCACCACTGTGTGTGTCCCTGCCTGGGGCATCCAAAACCGCAAAGCCATGGACATTTGCACGTTTGTATTTGGATATCTGATTCCCGTCTTGGTCCTGGGTCTGACATATGCCAGGACCATCCGATACCTGTGGACAAGCGTAGACCTAGTGCAGGAGGTGTGTGATAGTCGCCTCGCCAAACGCAGGGTGACGAAGATGATAGTGATTGTGGCTGTTCTATTTTGCCTCTGTTGGCTCCCACACCACCTCATCATCATGTGCATGTGGTTCGGCCATTTCCCTCTCAACCACGCCACCTATGTGCTACGCATTCTTTCACATCTGGTGGCTTACACCAACTCCTGCCTCAACCCTATCGTCTACGCACTAGTGTCCAAGCATTTCCGCAAAGGTTTCCGAAAGGTGTTTGGGTGCGTGGCGCAGAAACGTTTGGCCAATAAGGTGAACATGGCACCACAGGCACAGACGGTGAGCCTGGTTGAGGTAGGATCAAGCGATGGGTCCAATCACAGTGATGGCTCGGCGAAGGTTAGATTTTTGAGCAAGAGCGAGAGGAAGACAGCGATGAGTGCCTGTATGACTTTCAATGTTACGTAA
- the LOC124389111 gene encoding galanin receptor 2a isoform X1 codes for MSCCDTCRLCGLVGTMNTSQQMHFSSNRRVESAIIASVFALIFVLGTVGNCLVLAVLLRNGQMNSKTTNMFILNLGLADLCFILFCVPLQATIYAMDEWVFGAFVCKMVHFLIYLTMYASVFTLTAVSLDRYLAICYPLHARELRTPHNTLASIGVVWTLSLVFSSPYFSYYQQMDLNGTTVCVPAWGIQNRKAMDICTFVFGYLIPVLVLGLTYARTIRYLWTSVDLVQEVCDSRLAKRRVTKMIVIVAVLFCLCWLPHHLIIMCMWFGHFPLNHATYVLRILSHLVAYTNSCLNPIVYALVSKHFRKGFRKVFGCVAQKRLANKVNMAPQAQTVSLVEVGSSDGSNHSDGSAKVRFLSKSERKTAMSACMTFNVT; via the exons ATGAGCTGCTGTGACACCTGCAGGCTTTGTGGATTGGTAGGAACAATGAACACCTCACAGCAGATGCACTTCTCCTCAAACAGAAGAGTTGAGTCAGCGATCATCGCTTCAGTATTTGCTCTGATCTTTGTGCTTGGCACAGTGGGAAATTGCCTGGTCCTCGCTGTCCTACTTCGCAATGGCCAGATGAACTCCAAGACCACTAACATGTTCATCCTGAACCTGGGTCTCGCCGATCTCTGCTTCATACTCTTTTGCGTTCCGCTTCAAGCCACCATCTATGCCATGGACGAGTGGGTGTTTGGAGCGTTCGTGTGTAAAATGGTGCACTTTCTTATCTACCTGACCATGTACGCCAGCGTCTTCACTCTTACTGCTGTCTCTCTGGACAG ATATTTAGCCATTTGTTACCCCCTTCACGCCAGAGAACTTCGAACGCCACATAACACTCTCGCTTCCATCGGAGTGGTATGGACTCTCTCGCTGGTGTTCTCCAGTCCCTATTTTAGCTACTATCAGCAGATGGATCTAAATGGCACCACTGTGTGTGTCCCTGCCTGGGGCATCCAAAACCGCAAAGCCATGGACATTTGCACGTTTGTATTTGGATATCTGATTCCCGTCTTGGTCCTGGGTCTGACATATGCCAGGACCATCCGATACCTGTGGACAAGCGTAGACCTAGTGCAGGAGGTGTGTGATAGTCGCCTCGCCAAACGCAGGGTGACGAAGATGATAGTGATTGTGGCTGTTCTATTTTGCCTCTGTTGGCTCCCACACCACCTCATCATCATGTGCATGTGGTTCGGCCATTTCCCTCTCAACCACGCCACCTATGTGCTACGCATTCTTTCACATCTGGTGGCTTACACCAACTCCTGCCTCAACCCTATCGTCTACGCACTAGTGTCCAAGCATTTCCGCAAAGGTTTCCGAAAGGTGTTTGGGTGCGTGGCGCAGAAACGTTTGGCCAATAAGGTGAACATGGCACCACAGGCACAGACGGTGAGCCTGGTTGAGGTAGGATCAAGCGATGGGTCCAATCACAGTGATGGCTCGGCGAAGGTTAGATTTTTGAGCAAGAGCGAGAGGAAGACAGCGATGAGTGCCTGTATGACTTTCAATGTTACGTAA